CTGGCATTTAACCCTGTCCCTTATTTGTTAGAAGAAAACCCTGATACAGAGTTCCCTGTCTCAATGGTAACTGGCAATATAATGCAGCACTCAGGCGCACTCTCAGTTATGTCAAAGAGTCTGAGCCATGTCTTAGCAGATGCCTTTCTTCAGATAAACAAAGTAGATGCGGAAAAATACAGGGTTCATGACGACAGTTTTGTAAAAGTCACATCAAGAAGGGGCTCGGTATATCTCAAGGCCAGAATCTCTGAGGAGGTCCTGGAAGGCATAGTATTTGTCCCTGTGCATTTCCCACATGCAAGGGTAAATATACTGACCCGTTTATCTATAAATGGAGAGTCTCCAACTATTGCTGTAAGAATCGAGGCCGTCAGGTAGTTTGTTGGATTCTTGTCCAGCTTTTTAGCCGGGGTTAGGAAACCCTAATAAAAAAAGCTTGAAATGTTTTTATTAATTAAAGTAAATTAGACAGGTTTAATTGAAAATTCTCAACAGAATTATATTTAAGGAAGGGATTTTGAGGAATGTTGGGAAGCAGATATAAAAAATTTATCTATTCAGCAGCATTAATCGCACCGCTTTCATTTCTTTTGTTCTCTTATGCAGAACCGGCAGAACGCGATATTCCGAAATTCTTTGTTCCACCGCCTCCTTTTTCCGAAGGAATTTTCCCATGCTCACAGTGCCATAAATATATGCCTGTTAACAGAAAACAGAGAAAACTTGAGCAATTTCACACGGATATTGTTTTAAAACACATGCCTGGGGGATGGTGTTTTGACTGCCATAATCCAGATGACAGGGACAAATTAAGACTTGCCAATGGCAAGTTAGTAAGCTTTGAGGAGTCATATTATATCTGTGGTCAATGCCATGGCGTAGTATTCCGCGACTGGAAGACAGGGTTACACGGCAAGAGGACAGGGATGTGGGATGGGAAAAAACAATATTTACTCTGTGTCCACTGCCACTGGCCACATGAACCGAGGTTTAAACCAATCCAGCCTTTGCCTCCTCCAGTAAAGCCAACGGATATTAAATGAAAATGCAAAATTTAAATTTAACAATTCAAAATAGAGGATGGAGGATTAGGGGTTAACAATATGTCAAAGAGAACACGTAGTAATCCATTAGGCATTAAGCTTGACAGAAGAGCCTTTCTAAAAGGTGCTGCCCTCGGCCTGGCTGGCACAGCACTGCCTCTTAATAAAGCAGACGCCTCTTTCTGGGAGGCGTTTTTTCAGAAGCACTTCAGGGAAATGAACGAGACCGAGATAAAGAAGGTCATTGAGCGTCTCGAGAAGGAATATGGGCAGAAGTATAAAAAAGAGATTGAAGTAGGCAATGAGAAAGCTATTCCAGGAGTCTTATTCGGCTATGGGCTTGACCTTTCGAGGTGTATCGGCTGTAGAAGGTGTGTCTATGCCTGCGTAAAAGAGAACAATCAGTCCAGAGACCCTCAGATACACTGGATCTCTGTTCTTCGGTTTAAAAAGGGCGAAAAATGGATTGACCTTGAAAATTCTGAAAGATACTACAATCCGGCACAGGTGCCTGAGCCAGGGTATTTCTACATGCCTGTCCAATGTCAGCAGTGCGAGAATCCACCATGTGTGAGGGCCTGCCCAACACAGGCAACATGGAAGGAACCTGATGGCATAGTAGTGATAGACTACAACTGGTGTATAGGATGCAGATACTGTATGGCTGCATGTCCATACGGGGCAAGACATTTCAACTGGGCAGAGCCGAACGTACCGCAAGAGGAGTTAAATCCAGAGACACATTATCTTGGAAACCGCCCACGCTATAGGGGAACAGTTGAGAAATGCACATTCTGCATACAGAGGACAAGGAATGGAAAATACCCTGCATGTGTAGAAATATGCCCTGTTGGTGCAAGAAAGTTCGGAAATTTACTTGACCCGAATAGTGAGATTAGATATGCCATTGAACACAAGAGGGTCTTCAGACTCAAAGAGGATTTAAATACATATCCCAAGTTTTATTACTTCTTCGCTTATGGATTATAGGAGGGGTAGATGGCTCATATAGTAAGAATAGTAAAAAATTTTTTTATAGCTCTACGACAGGTTACCATAGGGAATAAGAAATACTATTGCTGGCTTGCCTTCCTGTCATTCTTTATCCTCATGGGAGTGAGCGCATACATTGACCAGTTAAACAGAGGTCTTATAACAACCGCCATGAGGGATCAGGTCTCGTGGGGTTTATACATCTCAAACTTCACATTCCTCGTTGGTGTTGCAGCAGCGGCTGTATTACTCATAATCCCTGCTTATCTCTACAATTTTAAACCCATAAAGGAAATAGCATTATTTGGGGAAATGCTCGCTATAACTGCAATCACCATGTGTATACTCTTTATAATGGTTGATCTCGGTCAGCCAACACGGGTATGGCATATCCTGCCTGCTATAGGGGCAATGAACTTCCCAGCATCCCTTTTAGCGTGGGATGTACTGGTATTGAATGGTTATCTTGCCATCAATCTAATCATAGTCTTTTATGTCTTATACAGACTTTCCCTTGGAAAGGAATACAAAATGTCTGTGGTCTGGCCTTTAATAATACTTTCCATACCCATGGCTGTCAGTATACATACTGTAACCGCATTCCTCTATAACGGTTTATCAGCC
The sequence above is drawn from the Nitrospirota bacterium genome and encodes:
- a CDS encoding 4Fe-4S dicluster domain-containing protein, with protein sequence MSKRTRSNPLGIKLDRRAFLKGAALGLAGTALPLNKADASFWEAFFQKHFREMNETEIKKVIERLEKEYGQKYKKEIEVGNEKAIPGVLFGYGLDLSRCIGCRRCVYACVKENNQSRDPQIHWISVLRFKKGEKWIDLENSERYYNPAQVPEPGYFYMPVQCQQCENPPCVRACPTQATWKEPDGIVVIDYNWCIGCRYCMAACPYGARHFNWAEPNVPQEELNPETHYLGNRPRYRGTVEKCTFCIQRTRNGKYPACVEICPVGARKFGNLLDPNSEIRYAIEHKRVFRLKEDLNTYPKFYYFFAYGL